A region from the Rhodopirellula bahusiensis genome encodes:
- a CDS encoding PVC-type heme-binding CxxCH protein, with protein MRFRFMSFLVVVFGGIGLHSATAQEMHHVLDPTPGQTLTREESFSKIEVADPFAIELVAAEPLVMDPVDFDWGADGRLWVVEMADYPIGVDGRGEPGGRVRVLEDRDGDGTYDHSTLFADQLSTPSGVLVWREGVLVTACPDVLYLKDTTGDGVADQIEKLYSGFSEGNQQHRVNGLRWGLDNWVYLANGDSGGRVVSHRTGKSVNISGRDLRIRPDTGEIETQSGQTQFGRNRDDWGNWFGCNNPNPIFHYVLQEGYLSRNPHLVPPSVRRDIRVGDNQVFPIGPIISHCDPVHRPIGATPIFTSACGTIVYRDTLFGLDYEGATFTSEPVYNIVHARKLVPKGVTFESVKIHDDGQEFFRSADPWSRPAGMHVGPDGALYIADMVREVIEHPEWIADDLEAQLDLRSGADLGRIYRVAPRDRGRRDFRRFDQATPMELVEWLDSPSGWQRDLVQRMLRWKWPDLDEQSQRKTRDKLHRLLKKSENPLARLHALASLAGVNEVSGADLRLALQDSHPGIRRHAIRILGEQVADQPGQWNESDWKELIERLVSDDNPTIQLQLAYTLGTFKADWAADCLAAVALKSGEDVYIRAALFSSLHAGNVGRVLSALIENGQREPKWMGTLAGLAIKLNVPDAASMVLRELESESRPSDPVATWRVLLAWYDSLGNTANEVDRMLDATSLGILDRLHQSLRDSLQSSELSTDERLIGMQLLGKRRTQSTDDIHLLAHFLSPQSPLQIQQAAASRLTGMNADDVPELLLSGWDSHGPALRQQIVSDLVSRPAWTGKLIELIEQGTISANALSGALRHQLTQHPDSELRKRAEKVLGVIDPDRVQVIEAYRPAMDLLANGRADVGRGRVVFAANCATCHRLEGKGTAVGPDLTTLTNRSPEALLTAIIDPSRAVEAKYQQYQVLLDDGRAYSGVLAEETATSLKLNTADGKSHSLLRNEIERLQGSSVSMMPVGLEKEIGTQQMADLLLYIQSQSSSN; from the coding sequence ATGCGTTTTCGTTTCATGTCATTTCTGGTGGTCGTTTTCGGTGGCATTGGTTTGCATTCGGCGACCGCCCAGGAGATGCATCATGTTCTGGACCCGACGCCTGGCCAGACTCTGACAAGGGAGGAATCATTCTCAAAGATTGAGGTGGCCGATCCGTTTGCGATTGAATTGGTCGCGGCAGAACCACTCGTGATGGACCCGGTTGACTTCGATTGGGGAGCGGATGGCCGCTTGTGGGTCGTGGAGATGGCGGACTATCCGATTGGCGTTGATGGTCGCGGTGAACCGGGAGGACGCGTGCGCGTCTTGGAGGATCGAGACGGGGACGGGACTTATGATCACTCGACTCTGTTTGCCGACCAGCTCAGTACACCGAGCGGCGTTCTTGTTTGGCGAGAAGGAGTCTTGGTGACAGCCTGTCCCGATGTTCTGTACTTGAAGGACACGACTGGCGATGGTGTTGCGGATCAGATCGAGAAACTGTATTCGGGTTTTAGCGAAGGCAATCAGCAACATCGTGTCAACGGACTTCGTTGGGGACTGGACAATTGGGTCTATCTTGCCAACGGTGACAGTGGCGGAAGAGTCGTGTCCCATCGGACCGGGAAGTCGGTCAACATCAGCGGACGCGATTTGCGAATTCGTCCGGATACAGGCGAGATTGAAACGCAATCGGGGCAGACGCAGTTCGGCCGAAACCGCGACGACTGGGGGAACTGGTTTGGCTGCAACAATCCCAATCCAATCTTCCACTACGTTTTGCAGGAAGGCTATCTGAGCCGCAATCCCCACCTCGTGCCTCCATCGGTCCGACGTGACATACGAGTGGGCGACAACCAGGTGTTTCCGATCGGTCCGATCATCAGCCACTGCGATCCCGTTCATCGCCCGATTGGTGCAACGCCGATCTTCACATCGGCTTGCGGAACAATTGTTTACCGCGACACGCTATTTGGCCTGGACTACGAGGGAGCGACGTTCACCAGCGAACCGGTTTACAACATCGTTCATGCTCGCAAGTTGGTGCCCAAGGGAGTCACGTTTGAGAGCGTGAAGATTCATGACGATGGGCAAGAATTCTTTCGATCGGCTGATCCATGGTCTCGCCCCGCTGGGATGCACGTCGGGCCGGACGGCGCACTTTACATTGCCGACATGGTCCGCGAAGTCATCGAGCACCCGGAGTGGATTGCAGATGACCTGGAAGCTCAACTGGACCTTCGATCCGGGGCGGATTTGGGACGGATCTACCGAGTGGCCCCGAGAGATCGTGGCCGGCGAGACTTCCGTCGTTTCGATCAAGCGACACCGATGGAGTTGGTTGAATGGCTGGATTCACCGAGCGGTTGGCAGCGAGATTTGGTCCAGCGGATGTTGAGATGGAAGTGGCCGGATTTGGATGAGCAGAGTCAAAGGAAGACCAGAGACAAGCTTCATCGATTGCTGAAGAAAAGCGAAAACCCACTGGCTCGACTGCACGCGTTGGCGAGTTTAGCTGGCGTGAATGAAGTGTCCGGCGCAGATTTGAGGCTGGCCCTGCAGGACTCCCACCCCGGAATACGGCGTCATGCCATTCGGATTCTCGGTGAGCAGGTCGCTGATCAGCCTGGGCAGTGGAATGAATCGGATTGGAAGGAGTTGATCGAGCGATTGGTGTCGGACGATAATCCGACGATTCAATTGCAACTCGCTTACACGCTGGGCACCTTCAAAGCCGACTGGGCAGCCGATTGCCTTGCCGCGGTCGCGTTGAAATCGGGAGAAGACGTCTACATCCGAGCGGCTTTATTCAGCAGTTTGCACGCTGGCAACGTCGGTCGGGTGCTTTCGGCTCTGATTGAAAACGGACAACGGGAACCGAAGTGGATGGGAACTCTGGCCGGGCTGGCGATCAAGTTGAATGTTCCTGATGCCGCCTCAATGGTGCTGCGTGAATTGGAATCCGAAAGCCGTCCGAGTGATCCCGTTGCCACGTGGCGAGTCCTGTTGGCTTGGTACGACTCACTTGGCAACACCGCAAATGAAGTGGACCGAATGCTTGACGCGACGTCCTTGGGAATTCTGGACCGTTTGCACCAATCCCTGCGAGACTCGTTGCAGTCGTCTGAGCTTTCGACGGACGAACGTTTGATCGGGATGCAATTGTTGGGTAAGCGGCGGACACAATCGACTGACGACATCCATTTGCTGGCACACTTTCTTTCGCCTCAGTCGCCGCTGCAGATTCAGCAGGCGGCCGCCTCGAGATTGACAGGAATGAATGCCGACGATGTGCCCGAACTGTTGCTGTCTGGTTGGGACTCCCACGGCCCAGCGTTGCGGCAGCAAATTGTGTCGGATCTGGTCAGTCGCCCGGCTTGGACAGGGAAGCTGATTGAGTTGATCGAACAGGGGACGATCTCGGCCAATGCATTGAGCGGAGCGCTGCGTCATCAGCTTACACAGCATCCCGATTCGGAACTTCGAAAGCGTGCGGAGAAAGTTTTGGGCGTCATTGATCCGGATCGCGTTCAGGTGATCGAAGCCTATCGTCCGGCGATGGACTTGCTCGCGAATGGGCGGGCGGACGTGGGACGCGGTCGTGTGGTGTTTGCCGCGAACTGTGCGACTTGTCATCGATTGGAGGGGAAGGGAACTGCGGTCGGTCCTGATTTGACAACGCTGACCAATCGTTCGCCGGAAGCACTGCTGACCGCGATCATCGATCCCAGCCGTGCTGTCGAGGCAAAGTACCAGCAATACCAAGTTTTGCTCGACGACGGGCGAGCGTACTCAGGTGTGTTGGCCGAAGAAACCGCGACCAGCTTGAAGTTGAACACCGCCGACGGCAAAAGTCATTCGTTGTTGCGAAATGAAATTGAACGCTTGCAAGGCAGTTCGGTTTCGATGATGCCCGTTGGACTGGAGAAGGAGATCGGGACGCAACAGATGGCTGATTTGCTGTTGTATATTCAGAGCCAGTCTTCGTCCAACTGA
- a CDS encoding outer membrane protein assembly factor BamB family protein, with translation MKWSLLGLLIFASAEMACAADWPQWQGPERNAKSGETGLLQQWPEAGPPLAWRVDGLGGGDSAPAVAAGKLFGMSNRDGQEIVWARSENNGDEMWATSLGEAADQRVPQSKEGPGCTPSFDDNQLYVIGMSGRIACLDASDGRIIWQRSLIDDFGGVAPMWSFRESPLVDGDQVICTPGAADALMVALDKRTGETIWKTKQPTAASAPEGTPTGRSDDEPRRGPPPRESDEGSTPTITGSKNPELFVSEHWGMTAFSHAVPDGKYLVNLYFAETYNGITDEGQRVFTFDVEGHETTDFDIWKKAGGPRKAIVESVPAVVDDGELNITFKQQVQSPAIKAIEIIPQGHDADQSNTIRVKAGESNPFKDSDGNTWLADQGFTGGGTSPGFINRSGGRPGRSGGRGRFGGFGGPRPGAAYSSAIAIEWEGIRQYVQFTANALIGVSTTDGEVLWQYAAPANAMGINCSTPIFQDGLLFAASAYGTGGGAVKLTKDPSGKINAEEAYFTPRMQNHHGGMIVVDGCLYGANGGNGGGIMTCMDFQTGETLWRDREGPKGSLLLADGRLYLRGEEGEILLLEPSSDEFIERGRFDQPDRTDVPAWAHPIVANGKLYIRDQDLLLCYDVSAE, from the coding sequence ATGAAATGGTCCCTATTAGGTTTGTTGATCTTTGCGTCCGCTGAAATGGCGTGCGCCGCGGATTGGCCCCAGTGGCAAGGCCCGGAACGAAACGCCAAATCCGGCGAAACGGGACTGCTGCAACAATGGCCTGAAGCCGGACCTCCACTGGCTTGGCGAGTTGACGGTCTCGGGGGCGGCGACAGTGCTCCCGCCGTTGCGGCCGGCAAGCTCTTTGGGATGAGCAATCGCGACGGTCAAGAAATTGTTTGGGCGCGATCGGAAAACAACGGCGACGAGATGTGGGCCACCTCGCTGGGTGAGGCGGCGGACCAACGGGTACCACAATCCAAGGAAGGCCCCGGTTGCACCCCGTCCTTTGATGACAATCAGCTCTACGTGATCGGAATGAGTGGACGCATCGCTTGCCTGGACGCGAGCGATGGACGAATCATTTGGCAGCGAAGTTTGATCGACGATTTTGGCGGCGTCGCTCCGATGTGGAGTTTTCGAGAATCGCCGCTCGTCGATGGTGACCAAGTTATCTGCACTCCCGGTGCGGCAGATGCATTGATGGTCGCACTGGACAAACGCACGGGCGAAACCATTTGGAAAACAAAACAACCAACCGCAGCTTCCGCCCCCGAAGGCACTCCAACAGGTCGCTCTGACGACGAACCACGCCGTGGACCGCCACCACGAGAATCGGACGAGGGTTCGACACCGACAATCACCGGGTCGAAGAATCCTGAATTGTTTGTCAGTGAGCATTGGGGCATGACAGCATTCTCACACGCGGTTCCCGATGGGAAATACCTGGTCAATCTGTACTTCGCCGAAACCTACAACGGCATCACCGATGAGGGACAACGCGTTTTCACCTTCGATGTGGAAGGTCACGAAACAACCGATTTCGACATTTGGAAGAAGGCGGGCGGTCCACGCAAAGCAATCGTCGAATCGGTTCCCGCCGTGGTCGATGATGGCGAGCTGAATATTACCTTTAAACAACAAGTCCAAAGCCCCGCCATCAAGGCCATCGAGATCATTCCACAGGGCCATGATGCGGACCAATCCAACACCATCCGAGTCAAAGCGGGAGAGTCGAACCCCTTCAAAGACTCCGATGGAAACACCTGGTTGGCAGACCAAGGATTCACCGGCGGAGGAACCAGCCCTGGATTCATCAACCGTTCCGGCGGACGTCCCGGCAGATCGGGCGGACGCGGGCGATTCGGCGGCTTCGGCGGCCCTCGTCCAGGCGCCGCTTACTCTTCCGCGATTGCCATCGAATGGGAAGGCATTCGCCAATACGTGCAATTCACCGCCAACGCCTTGATCGGTGTCTCAACCACCGATGGCGAAGTCCTTTGGCAATACGCCGCCCCTGCCAACGCGATGGGAATCAACTGCTCCACACCCATTTTTCAAGACGGTTTGCTGTTCGCTGCTTCGGCGTATGGGACCGGAGGTGGCGCGGTGAAACTGACCAAGGATCCCAGCGGTAAAATCAATGCCGAGGAAGCCTATTTCACACCTCGCATGCAGAATCACCACGGCGGCATGATCGTGGTCGATGGCTGCCTCTACGGAGCCAATGGCGGAAACGGCGGCGGGATCATGACGTGCATGGATTTCCAAACAGGCGAGACCCTATGGCGAGATCGCGAAGGGCCCAAGGGATCCTTGTTGCTTGCCGATGGTCGACTGTACCTCCGAGGTGAAGAGGGTGAAATTCTGCTCCTGGAACCATCCTCGGATGAGTTCATCGAACGAGGCCGCTTCGATCAACCCGATCGCACCGATGTTCCCGCATGGGCTCACCCGATTGTCGCGAACGGAAAACTCTACATTCGCGACCAAGACTTGCTGCTCTGCTATGACGTGAGCGCGGAATAG
- a CDS encoding malectin yields MKPFSLCLCIVLIATTTIRGQDLQSPDAEQADTQVDSKTAVSVVDNELDSTAKLDDFLINSEHWGMRSFAQDVADGNYLVNLYFAETFPRISGPGQRVFSFRVNGIEFNDFDIWQEAGGSNRVYVESVPVEINSGIIWVTFSKVVDFPTIKAIEIIPQKEATSPKEIIRINAGGAATEIDSTGRKWLADQGFMGGRPISGNRFFGNSGFRWAPTQSNMIFMNHDEDVNLRLDEAELPASLRFVHPRLDEDQNGVATVVEVARFDAFILGQPQGSELKEELMEDTAPSEPTIARLRKTLDAYEAEADRLDAEVVVQLSTAKQAEWSSYLFTVIAMMLAALSFGHLLTANPPRRQRWTQIDASPIATRTVIESLVLIGLLSCVDLLWTTTMSTEVHFQEMNPVGNHFLLEGASLTAFKVVSLASALALLFFLRKFKGAQLASWWTCMVCTLVTFRWIVLDSAMLS; encoded by the coding sequence ATGAAACCATTCAGTTTGTGCCTTTGCATCGTGCTGATCGCCACGACCACCATCCGTGGACAGGACCTTCAATCACCAGACGCAGAACAGGCGGATACGCAAGTCGATTCAAAAACCGCTGTTTCGGTCGTCGACAATGAATTGGACTCAACAGCAAAACTGGATGACTTTCTCATCAACAGCGAACACTGGGGGATGCGATCGTTCGCACAGGACGTTGCCGACGGGAACTACTTAGTGAATCTGTACTTCGCCGAGACGTTTCCTCGAATATCAGGCCCTGGCCAGCGAGTTTTCTCATTTCGAGTGAATGGAATTGAATTCAATGATTTTGACATCTGGCAAGAAGCCGGTGGGAGCAATCGCGTCTACGTCGAATCGGTTCCGGTAGAAATCAATTCCGGCATCATCTGGGTAACCTTTTCGAAAGTAGTCGATTTCCCAACGATCAAGGCGATAGAAATCATTCCGCAAAAAGAAGCGACGTCGCCGAAAGAGATCATCCGAATCAATGCGGGTGGGGCAGCAACTGAGATTGACTCGACCGGCCGGAAATGGCTGGCTGACCAAGGGTTCATGGGTGGTCGACCCATTTCAGGGAACCGATTCTTTGGCAACAGCGGTTTCCGTTGGGCCCCCACTCAATCGAATATGATATTCATGAATCACGACGAGGACGTGAACCTCCGTTTGGATGAAGCAGAGTTGCCAGCCTCGCTTCGTTTCGTTCATCCGAGGCTTGATGAAGATCAAAATGGTGTCGCTACGGTCGTTGAGGTCGCTCGATTTGACGCGTTCATTCTTGGCCAACCGCAAGGCAGTGAACTGAAGGAGGAACTCATGGAAGACACAGCCCCCTCCGAACCAACCATCGCTCGTCTTCGAAAGACTCTCGACGCCTACGAAGCGGAAGCAGACAGACTCGATGCAGAAGTTGTCGTGCAACTTTCGACTGCCAAACAGGCCGAGTGGAGTTCGTATCTGTTCACGGTGATTGCCATGATGCTTGCGGCTCTCAGCTTTGGCCATCTGTTGACGGCAAACCCACCACGCCGCCAACGATGGACACAAATCGATGCATCACCAATTGCGACGCGGACGGTCATTGAATCGCTCGTGCTGATAGGCTTGCTTTCCTGCGTCGATCTCCTTTGGACGACCACGATGTCAACGGAAGTTCATTTTCAAGAAATGAATCCGGTGGGAAACCATTTCTTGCTCGAAGGCGCATCGCTGACGGCGTTTAAAGTGGTGAGCTTGGCATCTGCCCTTGCGTTGCTGTTCTTCCTTCGAAAGTTCAAAGGAGCCCAACTGGCATCTTGGTGGACTTGCATGGTCTGCACGCTGGTCACATTCCGTTGGATCGTGTTGGATTCTGCGATGCTCAGTTGA
- a CDS encoding serine/threonine protein kinase produces the protein MTVASEKTIFFQALEIVCLEERTKFVQQACKDDAQLHAAVSALLRENDREENPIDRPVAAAILPTMLSTESGDLTDPRFSPGAMVGPYQLMERIGEGGFGWVFVAQQQSPVQRRAALKIIKPGMESREVIARFEAERQAIALMDHPNIARVFDAGVTESAQPYFVMELVRGVPLTDFCNSNRLSIPERLQLFVTICHAVQHAHQKGIIHRDLKPSNILVTLQDGHPLAKVIDFGVAKAIGQSLTVKTIYTRFTSMVGTPAYMSPEQAAMSTDDVDTRSDIYSLGVLLYELLTGSTPFAPDRLQTAGFDELRRIIREEEPPRPSTRLSTLNDDETRTSNVNRLGPPTTPSTAMKRDLDWIVMKALHKDRNRRYSTAGALAEDILRFLQDQPVEARPPSSWYRFTTFARRNKVAISTFSLVAIALILGTATSLWQAREAIRERDEKEVALAEAREAEVAANAARSELENFNDRLNSTTVLLAAGRANADAQRWPDAYEAYSEATQVLPRFFLVWLERGGLNAKLGRWEASADDFSKAVEIGFPIEQAELNGVPQVLLYAGRSNAYETLQQRLRQSDAEVPFAVAARGQLVGSVSSDRATELAEQMEQVLAKTVDSDANSESLTKRQRYAKIYYGVNLYIAGWAHLKAGNHEQALQRLEASNDANWFGRGIAKPLIAIAHHRMGNAEDAVNSFEESQAFLDRLLDESIERSKGSPFMPWIDWIEFLIHHREASIVVKGHTPAADPRFQKLQGFADAAIDG, from the coding sequence ATGACTGTTGCATCTGAAAAGACGATCTTTTTCCAAGCACTTGAGATTGTTTGCCTCGAGGAACGAACCAAATTCGTCCAGCAAGCATGCAAGGACGATGCTCAACTGCATGCGGCGGTCTCTGCGTTGCTTCGCGAAAACGATCGGGAAGAGAATCCGATCGACCGGCCCGTCGCTGCGGCGATTCTTCCGACAATGCTGTCAACCGAATCAGGCGACCTCACCGACCCACGGTTTTCCCCCGGTGCGATGGTCGGCCCCTACCAATTGATGGAACGAATTGGCGAAGGAGGATTTGGATGGGTGTTCGTGGCCCAGCAGCAGTCGCCAGTCCAGCGCCGCGCCGCTCTCAAAATCATCAAACCGGGAATGGAATCTCGCGAAGTCATCGCCCGATTTGAAGCGGAACGACAAGCCATCGCACTGATGGACCACCCCAACATCGCGCGAGTCTTCGACGCCGGCGTGACCGAATCCGCCCAACCCTACTTTGTGATGGAATTGGTTCGCGGTGTTCCCCTGACTGATTTCTGCAACAGCAATCGACTGAGCATTCCAGAGCGACTGCAACTTTTTGTGACCATCTGCCATGCCGTTCAGCATGCTCACCAGAAAGGAATCATTCATCGAGACCTCAAGCCATCCAACATTCTTGTGACACTTCAGGATGGTCATCCACTCGCAAAAGTCATCGATTTCGGAGTCGCCAAAGCAATTGGTCAAAGCCTGACCGTCAAAACGATCTACACCCGATTCACATCGATGGTCGGCACTCCGGCGTACATGAGTCCCGAGCAGGCGGCAATGAGCACCGATGATGTGGACACTCGGAGTGATATCTATTCGCTGGGGGTTTTGCTGTACGAACTGCTGACCGGATCCACACCATTCGCACCGGACCGCTTGCAAACGGCCGGCTTTGACGAATTGCGCCGCATCATACGTGAAGAGGAACCGCCTCGTCCGAGCACGCGGTTGAGCACTCTGAACGATGACGAAACAAGAACCAGCAACGTCAACCGTTTGGGACCACCAACCACACCATCCACCGCGATGAAACGCGATCTCGACTGGATCGTGATGAAGGCCTTGCACAAAGATCGCAACCGACGCTATTCCACGGCGGGTGCACTCGCGGAAGACATCTTGCGTTTCTTGCAGGACCAACCAGTCGAGGCTCGTCCGCCATCGAGTTGGTATCGATTCACGACTTTTGCACGAAGAAACAAAGTCGCCATCTCGACTTTCTCTCTCGTTGCGATCGCGTTGATTCTCGGAACCGCAACCAGTCTTTGGCAGGCTCGCGAAGCCATCCGGGAACGAGACGAAAAAGAGGTGGCACTGGCGGAAGCACGCGAAGCTGAAGTTGCCGCAAACGCAGCCAGATCGGAACTAGAAAACTTCAATGACCGACTCAATTCAACCACCGTCTTGCTGGCCGCCGGACGCGCCAATGCGGATGCTCAAAGGTGGCCCGATGCCTACGAAGCCTACTCAGAAGCCACTCAGGTCCTGCCGCGATTTTTCCTGGTCTGGCTGGAACGAGGTGGACTCAACGCAAAATTAGGCCGCTGGGAAGCCTCCGCAGACGACTTTTCCAAAGCGGTCGAAATTGGCTTCCCAATCGAACAAGCCGAGCTGAACGGTGTTCCTCAGGTATTGCTCTATGCCGGACGGTCCAACGCTTACGAAACACTTCAGCAGAGACTCCGGCAGTCGGACGCCGAGGTTCCATTCGCGGTCGCAGCTCGAGGGCAACTGGTCGGTTCCGTCTCGTCAGACCGTGCAACTGAACTGGCCGAGCAAATGGAACAAGTGCTGGCGAAGACGGTTGATTCGGACGCGAATTCGGAATCGCTCACCAAGCGTCAACGATACGCCAAAATCTACTATGGAGTGAACCTGTACATTGCTGGCTGGGCTCACCTGAAAGCGGGCAACCACGAACAGGCACTTCAACGATTGGAAGCATCCAATGATGCGAATTGGTTTGGGCGTGGGATCGCAAAACCACTGATTGCGATCGCTCACCATCGGATGGGCAATGCCGAAGATGCCGTCAATTCCTTCGAAGAGTCACAAGCCTTCCTGGACCGGCTGCTGGATGAAAGCATCGAGCGATCCAAGGGCTCGCCCTTCATGCCCTGGATCGACTGGATCGAATTTCTGATCCATCACCGCGAAGCCAGCATCGTCGTTAAAGGGCACACCCCGGCCGCAGACCCTCGGTTTCAGAAGCTCCAAGGCTTCGCGGATGCAGCGATCGACGGGTAA
- a CDS encoding ECF-type sigma factor, with the protein MAKVTQILNQIQSGDVAAASDLLPLVYEEMRRLARHKMKSEAAGQTLQPTALVHEAYMRLVGTEDVPQWDNRGHFFTAAAEAMRRILIENARRRHSLKRGGDRERYEIAEDDAIIDFNNAEELLDLNDALTKFADIEPEMAKLVELRYFAGLSVDESAKALGISPRTVKRNWAFARAWLGRELNVEEDR; encoded by the coding sequence GTGGCCAAAGTAACGCAGATTTTGAATCAGATCCAATCTGGCGATGTCGCCGCCGCATCCGATTTGTTGCCGCTCGTGTATGAAGAGATGCGACGTTTGGCGCGTCACAAAATGAAGAGCGAGGCCGCCGGGCAGACACTTCAACCCACCGCGCTCGTTCACGAAGCCTACATGCGTCTCGTTGGCACCGAGGACGTTCCGCAATGGGACAACCGCGGTCACTTCTTCACCGCTGCTGCCGAGGCGATGCGGCGAATACTCATCGAGAACGCCCGGCGGCGTCATAGTCTCAAGCGTGGTGGAGATCGCGAAAGGTATGAAATCGCTGAAGACGACGCGATCATCGATTTCAACAACGCGGAAGAACTACTCGACTTGAACGACGCCCTCACCAAATTCGCAGACATCGAACCAGAAATGGCCAAGCTCGTTGAACTGCGGTACTTCGCCGGTTTGTCAGTGGACGAGTCTGCCAAGGCTCTCGGCATCTCGCCTCGAACGGTCAAACGCAACTGGGCGTTTGCTCGAGCATGGCTCGGTCGCGAACTGAACGTGGAAGAAGATCGGTGA
- a CDS encoding TetR/AcrR family transcriptional regulator: MSWQRARQPGQKAERVATILDAAATLFDEKEFADISMRDVASSAGLGKASLYHYFSTKEEVFICLYREELNDWFLDVERRLKRLRAPTPKRIAKSLTDAIRDRDRFCRLTVVLASVLERNLSTEFIREFKRSLLPPLEQCAAALQSVQPDMSPAAVHEFLVQHHAVISGLWPLARPSEEVSAVMQEEEFRGYQVDFYRLFESTIRQLMQAN, encoded by the coding sequence ATGAGCTGGCAAAGAGCTCGCCAACCAGGCCAAAAGGCGGAGCGTGTCGCGACCATTCTGGATGCTGCGGCCACGCTCTTTGACGAAAAAGAGTTCGCCGACATCTCGATGCGCGACGTCGCCTCGTCGGCGGGACTCGGCAAGGCAAGCCTGTATCACTACTTCAGCACGAAGGAGGAGGTATTCATTTGCCTCTACCGCGAAGAGCTGAACGATTGGTTCCTCGACGTCGAACGCCGACTCAAGCGGCTTCGTGCTCCCACGCCGAAACGAATCGCAAAGTCGCTCACCGATGCAATCCGGGACCGAGACCGCTTCTGTCGTTTGACGGTTGTCCTGGCGTCGGTGCTCGAACGAAATTTATCGACCGAGTTCATCCGTGAATTCAAACGATCACTGCTTCCTCCGCTCGAACAATGCGCGGCTGCCTTGCAATCGGTTCAACCAGACATGTCGCCTGCTGCCGTGCATGAGTTCCTCGTCCAGCATCACGCAGTCATTTCAGGACTTTGGCCGCTCGCTCGCCCATCCGAGGAAGTTTCAGCGGTCATGCAGGAAGAGGAATTTCGCGGATACCAAGTCGACTTCTATCGCTTGTTTGAATCGACGATCCGCCAATTGATGCAAGCCAACTGA
- a CDS encoding anthrone oxygenase family protein produces MFLNITLLIATLLSSLVAGFLFAFAVVAMPGISRLGDREFVRAFQVMDGVIQDNQPLFLFVWVGSAVAMLAATIAGLMQLDGLNRTMLLSAAAAYFLGVHLPTATINIPLNNRLQKHKVDEMNDDEASSVRKGFESRWNRWNIVRTLIAFSVAGAMHTLLLRL; encoded by the coding sequence ATGTTCTTGAACATAACCCTGTTGATCGCAACGCTACTCTCGTCGCTTGTCGCTGGGTTTCTATTCGCTTTTGCGGTCGTTGCGATGCCTGGGATCTCGCGACTCGGTGACCGTGAATTCGTTCGCGCATTCCAAGTGATGGATGGCGTCATCCAAGACAACCAGCCCCTGTTTCTATTCGTCTGGGTTGGTTCCGCGGTCGCGATGTTGGCGGCAACCATTGCTGGCCTCATGCAGCTCGACGGGCTGAATCGCACAATGCTCCTATCGGCAGCGGCAGCCTATTTCCTCGGGGTCCACCTGCCGACCGCAACGATCAACATCCCACTCAACAACCGACTTCAAAAGCATAAGGTCGACGAGATGAATGACGACGAAGCATCGTCAGTTCGAAAAGGGTTTGAAAGCCGGTGGAATCGGTGGAACATCGTCAGAACGCTGATCGCGTTCTCCGTCGCAGGTGCGATGCATACACTCTTGCTTCGGTTGTAA
- a CDS encoding class I SAM-dependent methyltransferase — MAQPDWDERYSRSDFAYGTQANAFLEQNANLLSGSILSIAEGEGRNAVFLATLGHRVHAVDGSSIGLAKANELAQRNNVSITTEVANLEDYQPPESTFDAVVSIYAHLSSSTRLNLYPLLVEALKPGGICILEAYSEKQRDRDTGGPRDLDQLMTCSKIEREFEGLETVLLKEVDRDVREGKYHTGMASVVQYIGKKSV; from the coding sequence ATGGCACAGCCTGATTGGGACGAACGATACTCCAGGTCGGACTTCGCATACGGGACTCAAGCCAATGCGTTTCTCGAACAGAATGCGAATCTTCTCTCTGGCTCGATCCTTTCCATCGCAGAAGGCGAGGGACGCAACGCTGTGTTTCTCGCGACCCTCGGTCACCGTGTGCACGCGGTGGATGGATCCAGTATCGGGCTCGCCAAGGCGAACGAACTGGCACAACGAAACAATGTGAGCATCACTACCGAGGTCGCGAACCTGGAAGACTACCAACCACCAGAGTCGACATTCGATGCGGTTGTCTCGATCTACGCCCATCTGAGCAGTTCGACACGCTTGAACTTGTATCCATTGCTTGTTGAAGCACTGAAGCCTGGAGGCATCTGCATCCTCGAAGCCTACTCCGAAAAGCAACGCGATCGCGATACGGGCGGGCCGCGTGACTTGGATCAACTCATGACGTGCTCCAAGATTGAACGAGAGTTCGAAGGACTTGAAACAGTCTTGCTGAAGGAAGTTGACCGAGATGTCCGCGAAGGGAAATACCACACCGGCATGGCATCCGTCGTCCAGTACATCGGAAAGAAATCGGTGTGA